From the genome of Myxococcales bacterium:
AGCTGCGCGGCGACGAGATCCCGGTGCCGGCGCGGATGATGACGATCGCCGACATCTTCGACGCGCTGACCGCCAAGGACCGGCCCTACAAGAAGGCGATGCCGGTCGACCGCGCGCTCGACATCCTGGCCAGCGACGTCAAGCGCGGGCTGCTCGACGACGAGCTGTTCGCGGTGTTCACCGAGACCCGGATCTGGGAGACCCTCAAGTCGTGATCGCGTCGGCGCCGCGCGCCGGGGCCGCGCCGGGGGCGCAGGTCGACCTCGCGTTCGATCGCGGCCTGGCCGAGGCGTTCGATCGCACCGCGGTGCGCCGGTGCGTGCGGCGGATGGTGGCGGCGGCGGCGGCCACCGAGGGCCGCGGGCTCGAGGCCGCGTTCCGGTTCACGCGCGATCCGGCGATCCACGCGCTCAACCGCGACTACCGGGCCAAGGACCAGCCGACCGACGTGCTGGCGTTCGCGCAGCGCGAGGGGCCGCCCGGCGCCACCGACGCCGGCGTCCTCGGCGACGTGATCATCTCGGTCGAGACCGCGCGGCGCCAGGCCAAGCGCCGGGGCCCGGCCGGGCTCACCCACGAGCTGTGCTTCCTCGCGGCCCACGGGCTGTGCCACCTGCTCGGCTACGATCACCCGACGGCCCGGGCCGAGCGGATCATGAACGCGCGCATGGCGGCGCTGCTCGCCGCCGCGGCCGCGCCCGGGCCCGTCCGCGCGGCGTGACCCGCGCGCCGTGGACGTCGTGCGCCGTGGCCGCCAGGCCGCGCGCGCCGTGGACGCCGTCACGCGTCGCTGCGCGTCGGCCGTGACGAGCCGTGACGCGGCGGCCGTCACGCGTGCGCCGGCGGGCGCTCTGGCGACCAGATCCGTCGGCGCGGTGGTACGTTCGAGCCGCCGCCGTCCGATGAATCAGGTGCCCGTGCTTCGTCCTCGTCTGTTCGTCCTGACCCTGGCCACCGCGTGCGTGGTCAGCTCGCCGCCCCCGTTCCAGCCCAGCCAGCCCGCCGCGGGCGCGGGCCCCGGCGCCGCGGGCGGCGACGCGAGCGCGCCGGTCGATCCTCGCACGCCGCTCGATCCCACCGCCGGTCCGAGTGATCCGGCGGGCCCGATCGATCCGGTCGGGCCCGGCGGTGCCAGCTCGGCCGCGGTCGCGACCGGTCAGGCCGCGAGCTTCCTCGCGACCGTGCCGTTCCAGAAGTGGCCGGTGCTGGGCCCCCGCACCGAGGGCCTGCTGATCACCTACCGGACCTCGGCCGGGCCGACGATCGGCTGGTCGGGGGGGCCGGTCGCGCTCGCCACCACCAGCGCCCGGGCGCTGACCTACTGGTTCGTCGCGCCGGGGCGGTGGAGCGCCCAGGCGGTGTACTTCGCGTCGCGCGGCGAGGGCGAGAACTTCTTGGCCGCGTGGGGGGTGCCGCTGCCCGACGGCAAGACCGCGACCTTCGACGCCGCGATGTTCACGCCGACCACGCCCAACCCGTGGGGGCTCAGCGCCGAGGCCCACCTGGTCGACGTCGACGTCAACGCCGGCGCCGGCGCCGCGGCCGGGGTCCACTTCGTCATCACCGGCGCGCGGGTGCTCGACGGCCAGCCCGGCTATCCGGTCGCGGCGACGGCGCTGGCCCAGGGCCAGGCCGCGTGGACCCAGTGGCAGGACGAGCAGCGGACGGCGATCGCCGCGCTGCTCGACGAGCAGCGCCGGACCGCCCCGGGCCAGGCGTTCGGGCCCGAGACCGAGGCGATCGACGGCGGCATGTTCCCCGAGTGGGTGGCGGATCGCCGGGTGCTGCGGCTCGGCTTCTACCAGCGGATCGCGCGCACCAGCTCCAAGGTCGAGACCCGGATGGTCGCGCACTCGTGCCCGCCGGGCGCGCCGTGCCTGCCGCCCCAGCAGCAGCAGGTGACGTTCGCGCGCCGCTACGGCGTCGAGCTGGCGCTGGTGGTCGAGATCGACGCCCGCGGCCTGGTCGCGATGTCGCGGCTCAAGCCCAACGCGATCGCGCCGAGCTACGACGATCCGACGCTGCAGCCGTGACCCTGCCCGGCCGCGGCCGGCGTCGTGGCGGTCAGGGGATCGCGGTCAGCTCGATGCGCCCGTTGCGGCAATCGGTGGACGGCTGGACGATCGGTCGCGCCTCGCCGTAGCCCTGGGCCACGAGGCGGTCGGCCGCGATCCCGTGGTCGATCAAGTCGCGGCCGCGTTCCAGGCGCCGCCGCAGGCTCAGCCGACCGCGCGCGCGGCTGCGGGCCGTCGCCAACGCGAGCCCCACCGTGCGCGCGGCGCCGGACGCGACCGCGTCGGTCACGCGCCCTGGATGCGGTCGCCGAGGCCGGGTCGGATCATCGCGGCCCGCGTCGACGTCGCGGACCGCGCGTCGCGCAGGGGCGGCGGTGGTGCTACGCCAGCAGCCGCACGCTGCCCGGCGCGACCGCGACCTCGGGCTCGACCCGCTCGGTCCGGAGGTCGCCGGGTCCGGCCAGGGCCGCGGCGGCCGCGGCGGTGAGCAAGATGTCGCCGGCGCCGGCGGTGTCCTCGCCGAGCTTGCTGGCGGCGTTGACCTCGGCGCCGAAGACGTCGTGATCGCCGATGCGCAGCACGTGGCCGTAGCCGATGCCCAGGCACAGCAAGAGCTGGTCCTCGGGCGCGCGCCCGACGTTCGCCTGCGCGCAGCGCACCATCATCGCCCGGGCGCACGCCAGCGCGGTCTCGACCCGTCGGAACAGCAGCAAGAAGCTGTCGGCCTCGGTCTTGAGCAGGATGCCGTCGTGGTCGATGATCACCGGCAGCAGCAGCCGGTGGTGCTCGCGGATGACCTGCAGGAAGTGCAGGATCCCGAACTCGGCCACGCGCCGCGAGAACCCATCGAGGTCGGTGAACATCACCGCCCAGGTCTCGCCGAAGAGATCCCAGATCCGTCGGTCGATCGCCGCGCGGTCGGCGCCCGGGGCGCTGCGCTCGTCGATCAAGCGCCACAGCCGCGCCTCCGATCCGGTCAGGCACGGATCCGCGTCGTCGAACATGAGGAGAGGATAGCCCGGTCCGCGCCGGCGCGCGCCCGGTTGTTCCCGCCCGGCGTGCGTTCGCGCCCCGGCGCTCCGACGCGCGCCGTCCGATGCGCTACGGCGTGGGCTCGGTCACCGTGCTGCCGTCGATGTTGATCGCGGTCTGCGCCAGGAGCCGGCCGTTGATCGACGCCCCGGTGCGCAGGTTGATCGCGGTCTGGGACAGCACGATGCCCTCGCAGTGCGCCGTGGTGCCGAGCTCGACCAGGCCCGCGACCTGCCAGAACACGTTCTGGGCCTGGGCGTCGCCGGCCAGGACGATGCGCGCGCCGCTGCTCATCGTGAGGTCCTGGGCGATCTGGAAGATCCAGACGTCGGTGGCGCTCCCGGTGAGCGTGACGTCGGTCGGGATCAGCAGCCCCGTGCCCCACTTGTAGACGCCCGCGGCGATGGTGCGCCCGCCGATGTCGCCGGCGCCGAGCTCGGTGACGTCGGGCGCGCGCCCGGCGGCGTCGGTGAAGGCGAGCTCCATCGCGCCGACCGCGGCGGTCAGCTTGGCCGGCGTCGGCGCCGCGAAGTCGGCCGCGTAGACCCGCCCGGTCACCTGCGGCGACGTCGAGAACGTGTTGCTGCTGTCGGCGGTCAGCGAGAAGCCGGTGATGAAGCTGGCGGCGATCGGGCTGACGCCGACGTCGCCCGTGACGGCCGAGGTGGGCACGGTCGCGATCCCGCTCTTGGCGAGCATCACGAAGTCACCGGCGGTCGCCAGCGCCACCGGCAGCCCGGCGGTCACCGTCGAGCCGGTCGTGAACGTCCAGGTGTAGTCCGCCGCGAGCGCGACGCCCTGGGCGCTCTTCGCGCCGGTCGTGATGGTCGCGGTGAAGGTGCTGTCGATCGCGAGGTGCGCGGCCGGCCAGAAGACCGCGGTCGCGTCGGTGTAGATGACGGTGCCCGCGATCGGCGCGGTGTCGGAGGCCAGCGTGAACGTGGCCCCGGTCAGCGCGCTGGGCGCCATCGCCTCGCTGAAGGTCGCGCTGATGCTGGCGTTGATGGCGACGGCGCCGACGCCGTCGAGGGGGACGGTCGAGAGCACCCGCGGTACGGGGCCCCCAGCGTCGGGCCCGGTGGCCGATCCTCCGTCATCGCCGCAGCCGGCGGCGATGAGCAACAGGAACACGGAGGCCAGGTGTCGTAGGCGAAGGCGTCGGTTCATGCTGGCTGCCTCAGCAGCATCCGGGCCAGCCGCGCGCTGGCGCGCCTGGGCATCGCGAGCGCAGCGCCGCCCGACCAGTGCCCCACCGGCGGAGCCCGCGCCGCGGCCCGATCGAGCGCTGGCGAGACACTGAGCGCCAGCGCACACCTTGGCAGAGCTCCGCGTGCTCGATCGCGCACCTGGAACGAATGTCCAGGACACGTGCGCGACACAGCCGCGTCGGCGCAGATCATGCAAGTGCCGACCGCATGGTCGTGCGGTACAACGCCTTATGAGTGGGAGCATCCTGATCGTCGACAACGACGTAGATGGTGTGGCGATGTTGCGGGGCGCGCTGCGCAGCCGCGGCTACGAGGTGGAGGCCGTGGACTCCGGGGCGGCGGCGCTCGACTGGCTCGCGCTGCGGCCGGTCGATCTGGTCCTGGCGCACCTCCGCATGCCGGGCATGTCAGGGGTCGAGCTCTGCTCCGCGCTGCGCGACGCGCACCCGGATCTCCTCACGATCGTCGTCAGCGGCGACGGCACCCTCGGCGGCGCGATCGGGGCGATCCGCGCGGGCGCCTACGACTACATCGCCAAGCCGATCGATCTCGAGGCTCTGGGCATCGCGCTCGAGCGCGCGATCGCCCACGTGTCGCTGCGGCGTGAGCTCCTCCGCCTCCGGGGGGAGGTGGCCGCGGCGCGGCCGATCGCGAGCATCGTCGGCAACAGCCCGGCGCTGCGCAAGGTGGTCGAGCTCGTCCACAAGGTCGCCGACAGCGACGCGACCGTGCTGATCGTCGGCGAGACCGGCACCGGCAAGGAGCTGTTCGCGCGCGCCATCCACGACGGGTCGCCGCGGCGCGAGCTGCCGTTCGCCGCCATCAACTGCGCGGCGGTGCCGGCGGCGCTGCTCGAGAGCGAGCTGTTCGGCCACGTCAAGGGCTCGTTCACCGACGCCCGCCGGTCGCGCCCGGGCCTGTTCGTCGAGGCCGGCGGCGGCACGGTCTTCCTCGACGAGATCGGCGAGATGCCGCTCGAGATGCAGGTCAAGCTCCTGCGCGTGCTCCAGGAGCGGCGGGTGCGCCCGATCGGCGGCGAAGGCGAGGTCCCGTTCGAGGCGCGCGTCATCGCCGCGACCAACCGCGACCTCGAGGCGGACGTCGCGGAGAAGCGCTTCCGCGAGGATCTCTACTACCGCGTCAACGTCGTCCAGATCCCGCTGCCGCCGCTGCGGGCGCGCCCCGGTGACCTCCTGATGCTGGCCCACCACTTCATCCAGAAGATCGCGACGCGCACTGGCAAGGCCGTGGTCGGCGTCAGCCCCGAGGCGGCCCAGGTCCTGGTCGACTACGACTGGCCCGGCAACGTGCGCGAGCTCGAGAACTGCCTCGAGCGCGCGATCGCGCTCACGTGCTCGAACCAGATCGCCGTCGACGATCTCCCCGAGAAGGTCCGTCGTCACCAGCGCGCGATCCTCGCCACCGCGACCGGGATGCCCAGCGAGCTGATCTCGCTGGCCGAGGTCGAGCGCCGCTACGTCCGGCAGGTCCTCAACGCCGCCGGCGGCAACAAGAGCGTGGCCGCCCGGATCCTCGGCATCGATCGCCGCTCGCTGTACCGGCGCCTCGAGGACACGCCCTCGGGCGCCGAGCACGCCATCGCCAGTACTTGAGCCAACTTCGGCATGACATCTGCATCGACACGCCCCATGGCCGCGACGCTTCATGTGCTGGTGGTCGAGGATGACCCCGTCACCGCGTTCAACATCGAGCACGCCCTGCGACGCAGCCCGGAGGTCGCGACGCTCACCCACGCGAGCGACGGGCGCGACGCCCTCGACCGCCTGCGCCGCGGTCGGCTCGTCGGCGCCCGGGTCGTCGTCTTGACGGATCTCTCGATGCCGCGGATGTCGGGGTTCGAGCTCGCCGCGGCGATCCGGGCCGACCCGAGGCTGCGCGGGCTGCCGATCCTGGTCCTGACGACGTCGACGGCCGAGGCCGATCGCGCGGCCGCGCGCGCGCTGGGCGTGGACGCCTACATCGTCAAGTCCGACACGAGCGCACCCCTCGCCGAGGTGCGGGCGTGGTTAGGGAACTACGCCGCCGGGCTCGCCGCCGCGTAGCGGGTGCGCGCAGGCGCACGGCGCGGGCGTCAGCGCACAGTCACGGCGCCGCCTGGGGCAGGGCGATCTCGAACCGCGCGCCGTGGCCGGGCACGCTGGTCGCCGTCACGGTGCCGTGATGCGCCTCGACCAGCCCCTTGACGATCGCCAGGCCGAGGCCAGCGCCGCCGTGGTGGTGGGCGCCCTGCCGGTACCGCTCGAAGATGTTGGGCAGCTCGGCGGGCGGGATCCCCGGGCCGCCGTCCGCCACCGCGATCACCACGTCGTGCGCGCGCGTGATCACGCTGACCTCGATCGCCGTCCCGCGGGCGTAGACCAGGGCGTTGCCGATCAGGTTGGAGAGGACCTGGTGCAGCCGATCGCGATCGCCGTCGAGCGGCGCCGCCTCGTCGCCGACCGTCACCGTGAGCGTCGAGCCCGCGGCCGCGGCCGCCAGCTCGTGATCGGCGCAGACTCGTCGGACCAGCCGGCGGGCGTCGAGCCGCGCGATCTCGATCGTCAGCCGTCCGCTCTGGATGTGCGCCACGGCCAGCAGATCCTTGATCAGGCGCTCGCACCGGGCGGACGAGCGCGCGATCGTCGAGACGCACCGGGCGTGGTCGCCCGACGACAGCTCGCCGGCCAGCGCGTCGCAGGCGAGGCCGATCGCGTTGAGCGGGCCGCGCAGATCGTGCGACACGATCGCGAGCACCTCGTCCTGGGCCTCGCGGCGGGCGCGCTCGGCGGCCTTGCGCGCGGTGATGTCGACCAGCGCGAGCACGC
Proteins encoded in this window:
- the ybeY gene encoding rRNA maturation RNase YbeY, with the protein product MIASAPRAGAAPGAQVDLAFDRGLAEAFDRTAVRRCVRRMVAAAAATEGRGLEAAFRFTRDPAIHALNRDYRAKDQPTDVLAFAQREGPPGATDAGVLGDVIISVETARRQAKRRGPAGLTHELCFLAAHGLCHLLGYDHPTARAERIMNARMAALLAAAAAPGPVRAA
- a CDS encoding DUF3494 domain-containing protein, translated to MNRRLRLRHLASVFLLLIAAGCGDDGGSATGPDAGGPVPRVLSTVPLDGVGAVAINASISATFSEAMAPSALTGATFTLASDTAPIAGTVIYTDATAVFWPAAHLAIDSTFTATITTGAKSAQGVALAADYTWTFTTGSTVTAGLPVALATAGDFVMLAKSGIATVPTSAVTGDVGVSPIAASFITGFSLTADSSNTFSTSPQVTGRVYAADFAAPTPAKLTAAVGAMELAFTDAAGRAPDVTELGAGDIGGRTIAAGVYKWGTGLLIPTDVTLTGSATDVWIFQIAQDLTMSSGARIVLAGDAQAQNVFWQVAGLVELGTTAHCEGIVLSQTAINLRTGASINGRLLAQTAINIDGSTVTEPTP
- a CDS encoding PAS domain-containing sensor histidine kinase, translated to MLELQNVELRAANNELRRIHEAMVVAHGRFQALYQLAPTPYVTIDVGRTMIDMNGAAEALLGASRDRLLGGQIDRFIDDRNRDRFRGFVDEVFSAGHERCGDVVLVRDGAAPLDALIDGVVLREAAEDPPQCVLALVDITARKAAERARREAQDEVLAIVSHDLRGPLNAIGLACDALAGELSSGDHARCVSTIARSSARCERLIKDLLAVAHIQSGRLTIEIARLDARRLVRRVCADHELAAAAAGSTLTVTVGDEAAPLDGDRDRLHQVLSNLIGNALVYARGTAIEVSVITRAHDVVIAVADGGPGIPPAELPNIFERYRQGAHHHGGAGLGLAIVKGLVEAHHGTVTATSVPGHGARFEIALPQAAP
- a CDS encoding response regulator, whose amino-acid sequence is MAATLHVLVVEDDPVTAFNIEHALRRSPEVATLTHASDGRDALDRLRRGRLVGARVVVLTDLSMPRMSGFELAAAIRADPRLRGLPILVLTTSTAEADRAAARALGVDAYIVKSDTSAPLAEVRAWLGNYAAGLAAA
- a CDS encoding sigma-54-dependent Fis family transcriptional regulator, producing MSGSILIVDNDVDGVAMLRGALRSRGYEVEAVDSGAAALDWLALRPVDLVLAHLRMPGMSGVELCSALRDAHPDLLTIVVSGDGTLGGAIGAIRAGAYDYIAKPIDLEALGIALERAIAHVSLRRELLRLRGEVAAARPIASIVGNSPALRKVVELVHKVADSDATVLIVGETGTGKELFARAIHDGSPRRELPFAAINCAAVPAALLESELFGHVKGSFTDARRSRPGLFVEAGGGTVFLDEIGEMPLEMQVKLLRVLQERRVRPIGGEGEVPFEARVIAATNRDLEADVAEKRFREDLYYRVNVVQIPLPPLRARPGDLLMLAHHFIQKIATRTGKAVVGVSPEAAQVLVDYDWPGNVRELENCLERAIALTCSNQIAVDDLPEKVRRHQRAILATATGMPSELISLAEVERRYVRQVLNAAGGNKSVAARILGIDRRSLYRRLEDTPSGAEHAIAST
- a CDS encoding adenylate/guanylate cyclase domain-containing protein encodes the protein MFDDADPCLTGSEARLWRLIDERSAPGADRAAIDRRIWDLFGETWAVMFTDLDGFSRRVAEFGILHFLQVIREHHRLLLPVIIDHDGILLKTEADSFLLLFRRVETALACARAMMVRCAQANVGRAPEDQLLLCLGIGYGHVLRIGDHDVFGAEVNAASKLGEDTAGAGDILLTAAAAAALAGPGDLRTERVEPEVAVAPGSVRLLA